A region from the Branchiostoma floridae strain S238N-H82 chromosome 9, Bfl_VNyyK, whole genome shotgun sequence genome encodes:
- the LOC118422273 gene encoding ryncolin-1-like translates to MIYPVGGGISPIHVYCDMDTDGGGWTVFQRRQDGSVDFYLDWQAYKTGFGDLRGEFWLGNDNLHHLTAQGGYELRVDLEDFEGNSAYAKYSNFSVEDEGHLYRLTVEGYSGTAGDGMAVHSAMIFSTKDDVHDIHDCAQRFKGGWWYNRCHHANLNGLYHGGAHQSYADGVNWGLWKGQYYSLKHTEMKIRPR, encoded by the exons ATGATCTACCCTGTAGGAGGAGGGATCAGCCCCATCCATgtctactgtgacatggacaccGACGGGGGAGGATGGACG GTGTTCCAGAGAAGGCAAGATGGTTCAGTAGATTTCTACCTGGATTGGCAGGCCTACAAGACAGGGTTTGGGGACCTCCGAGGGGAGTTCTGGCTGG GCAACGACAACCTGCACCACCTGACGGCACAGGGAGGGTACGAGCTGAGGGTGGACCTGGAAGACTTCGAGGGAAACTCGGCCTACGCTAAGTACAGCAACTTCAGTGTGGAGGATGAAGGGCACCTGTACAGACTGACCGTGGAGGGATATTCAGGAACCGCAG GAGATGGTATGGCTGTACATTCAGCCATGATCTTCTCAACCAAGGATGACGTACATGATATTCACGACTGTGCCCAGAGGTTCAAGGGAGGCTGGTGGTACAACCGGTGTCATCATGCCAACCTGAATGGCTTGTACCACGGTGGAGCTCATCAGTCCTATGCAGATGGGGTGAACTGGGGATTATGGAAGGGCCAGTACTATTCTCTCAAACACACTGAGATGAAAATCAGGCCTCGTTAG
- the LOC118422274 gene encoding chromosome partition protein Smc-like: MGKVVLLALLALLQEGGAANVKNLPEIVHHETAGGDSAVTGQITLHCPAQPAPSCPALDHLLLYLNTQLSLEGQVEQLKNRTDSLDGQLQQLVQKELTEFQAEADLKANVEALQATVSSQESIIQQQAAALHQLQGNLQQQETTNQEQATTIQQHASSLQQLITTIQQLETTNQQQANSLQQLEATNQQQANSLQQLEATNQQQASSLQQLEATNQQQASSLQQLEATNQQQASSIQQHASSLQQLNTTIQQQETTNQQQASSLQQLETTNQQQASSLQQLEATNQQQASSLQQLETTNQQQASSLQQLEETLQHHAATLQQYATDLQQLQGKELSQNCCENTKLEYQSIAYIY; this comes from the exons ATGGGTAAGGTGGTGCTTCTGGCTCTCCTCGCCCTTCTGCAAGAAGGGGGCGCAGCAAATGTCAAGAACCTCCCTGAGATAGTCCACCATGAGACGGCAGGAGGAGACAGTGCAGTCACTGGGCAGATCACACTGCACTGTCCGGCTCAGCCAGCTCCGTCCTGTCCGGCTCTGGATCATCTCCTGCTGTACCTGAATACACAGCTCAGCCTGGAGGGACAGGTTGAACAGCTGAAGAACAGGACAGACAGCCTCGATGGACAGCTGCAGCAGCTAGTTCAAAAAGAACTGACCGAA TTCCAGGCCGAAGCTGATCTGAAGGCCAACGTTGAAGCTCTTCAGGCGACAGTCAGCAGCCAGGAGAGCATCATCCAGCAGCAGGCTGCAGCTTTACATCAGCTGCAGGGAAATCTGCAGCAACAAGAGACCACCAATCAGGAACAAGCCACCACGATCCAACAGCACGCCAGCAGCTTGCAGCAACTGATCACAACTATCCAGCAACTAGAGACCACCAATCAGCAACAGGCCAACAGCTTGCAGCAACTAGAAGCCACCAATCAGCAACAAGCCAACAGCTTGCAGCAACTAGAAGCCACCAATCAGCAACAAGCAAGCAGCTTGCAGCAACTAGAGGCCACCAATCAGCAACAAGCAAGCAGCTTGCAGCAACTAGAGGCCACCAATCAGCAACAAGCCAGCTCGATCCAACAGCACGCCAGCAGCTTGCAGCAACTGAACACAACTATCCAGCAACAAGAGACCACAAATCAGCAACAGGCCAGCAGCTTGCAGCAATTAGAAACCACCAATCAGCAACAGGCCAGCAGCTTACAGCAACTAGAGGCCACCAATCAGCAACAAGCCAGCAGCTTGCAGCAACTAGAGACCACCAATCAGCAACAGGCGAGCAGTTTGCAGCAACTAGAAGAAACTCTGCAGCATCATGCAGCGACCTTGCAGCAATACGCCACAGACCTGCAGCAACTTCAAGGTAAAGAGTTAAGTCAAAACTGTTGTGAAAATACAAAGTTGGAATATCAGTCTATAGCATATATCTATTGA
- the LOC118423194 gene encoding ryncolin-1-like, whose product MIYPVGGGISPIHVYCDMDTDGGGWTVFQRRQDGSVDFYLDWQAYKTGFGDLRGEFWLGNDNLHHLTAQGGYELRVDLEDFEGNSAFAKYSNFRVEDEGHLYKLTVEGYSGTAGDAMADHVSMFFSTKDRDNDNRDGHCAQMYKGGWWYENCHHANLNGLYHAGNHQSYADGVNWREWKGFYYSLKHTEMKIRPN is encoded by the exons ATGATCTACCCTGTAGGAGGAGGGATCAGCCCCATCCATgtctactgtgacatggacaccGACGGAGGAGGATGGACG GTTTTCCAGAGGCGACAGGATGGCTCCGTCGATTTTTACCTAGACTGGCAGGCTTACAAGACAGGATTCGGGGACCTGAGAGGAGAATTCTGGCTTG GCAACGACAACCTGCACCACCTGACGGCACAGGGAGGGTACGAGCTGAGGGTGGACCTGGAAGACTTCGAGGGAAACTCGGCCTTCGCCAAGTACAGTAACTTCAGGGTGGAGGATGAAGGGCACCTGTACAAATTGACCGTGGAGGGATACTCGGGAACTGCAG GGGATGCCATGGCCGACCACGTTTCCATGTTCTTCTCAACGAAGGATAGAGACAACGACAACAGAGATGGCCACTGTGCTCAGATGTACAAGGGAGGTTGGTGGTATGAAAACTGCCACCATGCCAACCTGAATGGTCTGTACCATGCTGGAAACCATCAGTCCTATGCCGATGGGGTTAACTGGAGAGAATGGAAGGGGTTCTACTACTCTCTGAAACACACTGAGATGAAAATCAGGCCTAACTAA
- the LOC118422275 gene encoding sperm-associated antigen 5-like — MERLVVFALLSLLQQGTAANVKNLPEIVHHETFVNEAEGQCAVYCPSQPSQSCPALDHLLLYLNAQLSLEGQVEQLKNRTDSLDGQLQQLAQQELVEFQAESDLKATIEALQATVSSQESIIQQQAVALQQLQGTLQQLETTNQQQASSLQQLETTNQQQVSSLQQLEATNQQQASMLQQLETTNQQQDSSLQQLEGTLRHQEATIQQQTAILQQCATDLQQLEGT; from the exons ATGGAGAGGCTGGTGGTCTTCGCTCTCCTCTCGCTTCTGCAGCAAGGAACTGCAGCAAATGTTAAGAACCTCCCTGAGATAGTCCATCATGAGACATTTGTCAATGAAGCCGAGGGACAGTGTGCAGTGTACTGTCCCTCTCAGCCGAGTCAGTCATGTCCTGCCCTGGACCATCTCCTGTTGTACCTGAATGCACAGCTCAGTCTAGAGGGACAGGTTGAACAGCTGAAGAACAGGACAGACAGCCTCGATGGACAGCTGCAGCAACTGGCACAACAGGAACTCGTTGAA TTTCAGGCTGAAAGTGACTTGAAGGCCACTATTGAAGCTCTTCAGGCGACAGTCAGTAGCCAGGAAAGCATCATCCAGCAGCAGGCTGTAGCTTTACAGCAGCTGCAGGGAACTCTGCAACAACTAGAGACCACCAATCAGCAACAAGCCAGCAGCCTGCAGCAACTAGAGACCACCAATCAGCAACAAGTCAGTAGCCTGCAGCAACTAGAGGCCACCAATCAGCAACAAGCAAGCATGTTGCAGCAACTAGAAACTACCAATCAGCAACAAGACAGCAGCTTGCAGCAACTAGAAGGGACTCTGCGGCATCAGGAAGCCACCATCCAACAACAAACAGCAATTCTACAGCAGTGCGCCACAGACCTGCAGCAGTTAGAAGGTACTTAA